The nucleotide window GGTCCAATTCGCTGAATTTTTCCCAGGTGGCCCACTTGGGGACCAGGTTGGAGTTGGCCAGCAGCACGCGCGGGGCATCGCGATGTGTCTTGAACACACCCACTGGCTTGCCCGACTGCACCAGCAGGGTTTCGTCCTCTTTCAGCGTGCGCAGGCTGGCCAGGATGGCGTCGTAGCATGCCCAGTCGCGCGCCGCCCGGCCAATGCCGCCATAGACCACCAGATGCTTGGGGTTTTCCGCCACGGCCGGGTCCAGATTGTTCTGGATCATGCGATAGGCCGCTTCGATCGTCCAGTTGTGACAATGCAGTTGCGTGCCAGTCGGGGCGTGGATTTCACGGCTGGCATCGTAGCGTGGGTCGCTGGCATGGGGGGGTGTGCTCATCGAGGTCTCCTGTTGGTTTTATGTATATACATTTAGATAGTAGAAAAAAGACTGTCTTGCTGCAAGCATTGCTTTGGTTTCGGCTGCGGGGCACAAGAATGTTCGGCGTTGAGCGTATAAAGGCCAGGCTGAACCCGTAAACTGCATCTTTGGCCAGGAGCGTCTGCGACGCCCGGGCGAGTATCGACAATGCAACCGGAGGCGCCATGCCCAGTCTTGAAAAAATGACCTGTGTGGAGGACTTCCAGCGCCTGGCCAGACGCCGTGTGCCGCGCATGTTCTATGACTATGTCGATAGCGGCTCATGGACCGAGCAGACATACCGCGCCAATAGCGCCGACCTGCAGCGCTTGCGCTTTCGCCAGCGGGTCGCGCTGGATATTGCACACCGGGATTTGCGCACTACCGTGTTGGGAAGCACCCAGGCGATGCCGGTCATTCTGGCCCCCACGGGGCTGACCGGCATGCAATGGGCGGATGGTGAAATTCTTGCGGCGCGTGCCGCACAACATGCGGGCATTCCCTTTACGCTGTCCACCATGAGCATCTGCTCGATCGAGGATGTGGCCGCCCAAACGCAGCAGCCTTTCTGGTTCCAGTTGTACGTCATGCGGGATCGCGACTTTATCGGCGACCTGATCGATCGGGCCAAAGCGGCGGGCTGCTCGGCCCTGATGGTGACGCTGGATCTGCAGGTGCTGGGACAGCGGCATAAAGACATTAAAAATGGCTTGTCCACGCCGCCGCGCCCTACCTTGGCCAATTTGCTGAATCTGGCGGGCAAGCCTCGCTGGTGCTGGCACATGCTGCAGACGCGTCGGCGCGGGTTCGGCAATATCCTGGGCCATGCGAAAGGCGTCAGCGACCTGCATTCTTTATCCACCTGGACGGCAGAGCAATTCGACCCGACACTCAGTTGGGCGGATCTGGAATGGATCAAGCGGCGCTGGGGCGGCAAGCTGATTGTCAAAGGGGTGCTGGATGCGCAGGATGCCCGGCATGCGGTGGATGCGGGGGTGGATGGCCTGATTGTGTCCAATCACGGCGGTCGACAACTGGATGGCGCGCCATCCACGATTGCCGCCTTGCCGGCGATCGTGGATGCGGTGGGGTCCCAGACTGAAGTCCTGCTGGACGGCGGCATTCGCAGTGGACAGGATGTGCTGCGCGCTTTGGCGCTGGGCGCCCGGGCGGTGCTGATTGGCCGCGCTTTTTTATATGCCTTGGGCGCGATGGGCCAACCCGGTGTGCAACGCTGTCTGGAACTGATTGCCAATGAACTCAGTGTATCGATGGCCTTTTGCGGTCGCACCAGGATGCAGGATGTGGACGCATCCATTCTGCTGAATCCGGATATTTTTTAATTTTAAGATGCCTGATCTGCGCTGAACTCGTATCAATGCCTTCGGAGTCCGTCCGCAGGCTTGGTGGGCCGCAGACTGCGTCTTAAATTTTCCCGGCCAGCTTATATCGGTTTCCGGGATACCAC belongs to Castellaniella sp. and includes:
- a CDS encoding alpha-hydroxy acid oxidase, with the translated sequence MPSLEKMTCVEDFQRLARRRVPRMFYDYVDSGSWTEQTYRANSADLQRLRFRQRVALDIAHRDLRTTVLGSTQAMPVILAPTGLTGMQWADGEILAARAAQHAGIPFTLSTMSICSIEDVAAQTQQPFWFQLYVMRDRDFIGDLIDRAKAAGCSALMVTLDLQVLGQRHKDIKNGLSTPPRPTLANLLNLAGKPRWCWHMLQTRRRGFGNILGHAKGVSDLHSLSTWTAEQFDPTLSWADLEWIKRRWGGKLIVKGVLDAQDARHAVDAGVDGLIVSNHGGRQLDGAPSTIAALPAIVDAVGSQTEVLLDGGIRSGQDVLRALALGARAVLIGRAFLYALGAMGQPGVQRCLELIANELSVSMAFCGRTRMQDVDASILLNPDIF